Proteins encoded together in one Thermoplasmatales archaeon BRNA1 window:
- a CDS encoding Arylsulfatase regulator (Fe-S oxidoreductase) yields the protein MNRYLSVIIKPTLACNMACRHCYHSPEERSSEGRISFERLEKLFRIASRDYESVWFIWHGGEPLELPLSFWKKAIELQEKYFGNHTCGNTIQTNGLNIDRKFLEFCRKKQINIGVSHEGPYDDLLRTDCSKVEDTIRKMSDKGRVFSVSSTISKGDESSQLEIYRHFSDIGTSLSMVPVIPAGCAAAHRELVPDPDAYIRSSIEAFDAWLHDRDTEMPLSPHFLYVMSALGDPQPSDCAHSSCLTRWVCLYPNGDLYPCAKACPSSMKLCNIDSVNAVPEAFRTEGFAEILKGTIARREKCQKCDVYDYCQGGCSIDAYYEEGIGNNGNPSCRIFREVFLHIKKEMDSIISEKKDLSQYNRFVRDAVLGKLVNPVMQSP from the coding sequence ATGAACCGCTACCTGTCGGTCATTATCAAACCCACCCTAGCCTGCAATATGGCTTGCAGGCACTGCTACCATTCCCCGGAGGAGAGGTCCTCCGAGGGAAGGATATCTTTTGAGAGACTCGAGAAACTTTTCAGGATCGCTTCCCGCGACTACGAGTCCGTATGGTTCATATGGCACGGAGGGGAGCCCCTCGAGCTCCCCCTGTCCTTCTGGAAGAAGGCCATCGAGCTGCAGGAGAAGTACTTCGGGAACCACACCTGCGGCAACACCATACAGACCAACGGCCTGAACATCGACAGGAAGTTCCTGGAGTTCTGCAGGAAGAAGCAGATCAACATCGGCGTCTCCCACGAGGGACCCTACGACGACCTCCTCAGGACCGACTGCTCCAAGGTGGAGGATACCATCAGGAAGATGTCCGACAAGGGAAGGGTGTTCTCCGTCAGCTCCACCATATCCAAGGGCGACGAATCCTCCCAGCTGGAGATCTACCGCCACTTCAGCGACATCGGGACCTCGCTGAGCATGGTCCCCGTGATCCCCGCGGGGTGTGCCGCAGCCCACAGGGAACTGGTTCCCGATCCGGACGCATACATCAGGTCGAGCATCGAGGCCTTCGATGCCTGGCTGCACGACAGGGATACCGAGATGCCCCTCAGCCCCCACTTCCTCTACGTCATGTCAGCTCTGGGGGATCCCCAGCCCTCGGACTGCGCCCACAGCTCCTGCCTGACCAGGTGGGTCTGCCTGTACCCAAACGGCGACCTGTATCCCTGCGCCAAGGCGTGCCCTTCCTCGATGAAGCTCTGCAATATCGACTCCGTCAATGCGGTCCCCGAGGCATTCAGGACCGAGGGATTCGCGGAGATCCTGAAGGGGACCATCGCCCGCAGGGAGAAGTGCCAGAAGTGCGATGTCTACGACTACTGCCAGGGCGGATGCAGCATCGACGCCTATTACGAGGAAGGCATCGGGAACAACGGGAACCCCTCCTGCCGGATCTTTAGGGAGGTCTTCCTCCACATCAAGAAGGAGATGGATTCCATCATCTCCGAGAAGAAGGACCTGTCCCAATACAACAGGTTCGTCAGGGACGCGGTACTCGGGAAGCTGGTAAACCCCGTTATGCAGTCCCCGTGA